The Desulfatibacillum aliphaticivorans DSM 15576 DNA window GGGCGGGGGAAATCAGGCCCTTTTGCTCGTAAAAGCGGATGGTCGGGGCGCTGATATCCAGTTGTTCGGCCAGTTGGGAAATGGTGAAAGAGGCTTTATCTTGTTTGGGGGGTTGGGTCACGTCGCCTCCAATATTTAAAGTTGAATTTAACTTTAATAAGGTTCGCGGCGCAGGTCAAGAAAAATCAGAAGACGTCGGCTTATGGATAAAAACGGGGAACGCAAAGAGCGTCCCCCGGAGATAAAAGAACATCCGTTCAAATTGGAACGAGCCGTGCGAATATAATCAGGGCGCCTCTATAGCCCCCACGTCGCCCTTGCCGTTTACCGGGCGGGGCGTCGCCAATTGATCCTGGGTTTCCAAGGTGCTTTTTCTGCCCGGCAGGTTGTAAAAGCGCATGATGATATTGGGGCTGTCAGGCTGCACGCCGGCGTCGAACATGCCCGACCATGCATCGTCGCCCAAAATTTCCGGCCCCATGCCGGGGATGTTTTCCGCTGCCAGGGCCTCGTCCAGCATATGCCAGAAAAAGATGTAAGGATAATTGGAAAGCTCTTTGGGCCAGGTGTCGGCCGGGCCGAACCAGAGCGTGTCCGCCAGGGTCAGGATGGGGTCGCCGTCCGGGTCGGTGTAGGGCTGGACGCCGTCGGTTTCGTCGTCCGAATCCACGGTTTCCAGGAAATCTTCTAAGTCGGCGGTGAACTGGGCTGCGAATCCTTCCAACTTGTAATAATCCTCCACCCGGTCCAGCATGTAAGCCAGGAAGTTGTCGTCCGTTCCTTCCGTCACCCAGTATTCTGCGTAAATTTCCTGGATGTAATATTGGGCAGCGGGAATCTGATCCAATGCCTGGTCCGCTGGTTCATAGTAGAGGGGAACCGGAAGCCCTTCATCCACTCCCTCTGACAGGATGAAACCGTGCTCCACCGGACCGGTCGCCATGTCCAGAACATCATTGATAGCGATGTCGTGGGAGTCTCCTGTTTTGGGATAATGCTTGCGGCACAGGGACATCCAGTCTTTTTCTCCGACGGGGGCCAGAATCTGGCTGAAGTCCAAAACGCCTATGCGATTGAATCCACGGCTTTTAAAAGAAAACACGGTGCCGGTAAAGACGTCTTGGTCGTACACAGCGCCTCCGGATTCATGGACCGTGTTCCCCGCGATGATGCAATGTTCGATCTTCATATCATCCACGGCATGGGCGTTGCCGATGGTGGCCGCCACGCCGCCGGCCATATTGGATTTTCCCAGGGCGTCGGTGCGGGGAGTTCCATGCACTTCATTTTCCGCAATGGTGCAGGATTTCAAGGTCAGGCTGCCGTTGGACATGTACACGCCGCCGCCTCTCCAATAACCCATGCCTAAAAGAAAGGGCGGTATGCCCGAGGCGTCCGCCAGATTTTTGGCGATGGTGGTGTTGGCGACTGTGAGTGTTTTGGAATTGCCGATGCTGCCGCCATCCGAATAGACTCCGGCGCCGTAGGCGAACAGGGCGCTGATATGGTTGCCGCAAATGGAGCAGCGTTCGATAGTGGAGGCTTGGTCTTTGGAGCCGGCGCCCGTGACCGAATAGACCCCTCCGCCCGCCGCGCCGGCGCCGTAAATGGAGTTGCCGCTTATGACGCAATCTTTCAGATCGACGATGTCCGCGTATAAGCCGCCGCCGAAAGAGCCCCGATCCCGGGAGGATTCAAAGTCCCCCTCACAGTAGTTGCCGTATAGGGTGCAGTTCTCCAGGCCGGCCTTCCCCCAGACTGCGACGCCGCCTCCCCTGGCCAGGGTGTAGGGCTGGTCTTCGTTGTCTGCGGAGATGTCTTCGGCAACGCTGCGGCCTCCGGTAATGGTTATATTGTTCATGTACAGATTGCCGTATACTGCCAGAACCCGGGCGTCCTCCGCGCCCGCCCATTCCAGGGTTATGCCGTTGGGCAGGTTGGATGCGTCCAGGACCACGCTTTTCCTGGCGTACAGGGCTGATTTGCCGTAATCCCGGTCAAAATAGCCTTCCAGGTACGAGACCAGCCCGCTTTCCTCCTCCCTCATGCCCATGACTTCGCCTTTGAGGAGGGAATGCTCTTCACCTACGATGGACAACTGGATCACCCCGCCGTCCAGGCTGGAGTCAAAGACGATGGATTGACCGGACGCCGCCTGATTCAGGGCGGCCCTTAAGGTCAAACCCGCCTTGCGGGCCAGGGGGGCGTCGTCCAGGCTGCCCACCACGATGGGCGCCAGAACCGCGGCTGCGTTATCGTCATTATTTTTTTTAGCGATCGGGCCGTCGTCATCGTCATCACAGCCTGAAAATGCGAATACAGCCAATAATAGCAAGCAAATGATGGAGGAAATCCTTTTCATGTCCACTCCCTGGTTGCAGATTAAATTGTGGTTTTGGGGCAATGTGCAAGACCAGAATAATAGGGCAGGACAGGCTGCGGCGCAAGAGCTTTGTTGACCCGGAAGGCGGGGAAGGGATATGAAAGAGCAATTCTAAGCCGTCAAACCTGGATCTGAAATGGAGGGAAATCATGGAAAGCGCATCCTTTAAAGACTTGGCAAGCATTCGTATTGGACACGCCCAGAACGCGGAAGCCGGAACCGGCTGCACGGTGATCATCTGCGACAAGGGGGCGACTCCCGGCGTGGATGTGCGCGGCGGCGCCCCGGGCACCCGGGAGACGGACGCCCTGGACCCGGTGAATCTGGTGGACAAGGTGCACGCCGTGGTTCTTTCCGGCGGCAGCGCCTTTGGCCTGGACGCCTCCGCCGGCGTCATGGCGTATCTGGAAGAGCAGGGCGTAGGCTTTGACGTGGGCGTGACCAAGGTTCCCATCGTGGCCCAGGCGGTTTTGTTTGACCTTTTTGTGGGTGCGCACAACGTCCGTCCTGACAAAGCCATGGGCCTGGAGGCCTGTCAGGCGGCCAAGGTTTGCAATCCCCGGGAAGGAAACGCGGGCGCGGGAACCGGCGCTTGCGTAGGCAAGCTGCTTGGCATGGGACGGGCCATGAAATCCGGGCTGGGAGTTTCCATGCTTCGCCAGGGGGATTTGCTGGTCGGCGCAGTCATGGCGGTCAATTGCCTCGGAGATGTGGTGGACCCGAAAACCGGCGCCGTCCTGGCCGGGCTTTTGGAGGAGGATAAAAAGTCCTTCTCCTCCACTGAAAAAATCATGGCCGGATTTTATGACCAGGACTCCATATTTCCCGGCAATACAAGTATCGGCGTGGTGGTCACCAACGCGATTCTACAAAAATCCCAGGCG harbors:
- a CDS encoding right-handed parallel beta-helix repeat-containing protein, producing MKRISSIICLLLLAVFAFSGCDDDDDGPIAKKNNDDNAAAVLAPIVVGSLDDAPLARKAGLTLRAALNQAASGQSIVFDSSLDGGVIQLSIVGEEHSLLKGEVMGMREEESGLVSYLEGYFDRDYGKSALYARKSVVLDASNLPNGITLEWAGAEDARVLAVYGNLYMNNITITGGRSVAEDISADNEDQPYTLARGGGVAVWGKAGLENCTLYGNYCEGDFESSRDRGSFGGGLYADIVDLKDCVISGNSIYGAGAAGGGVYSVTGAGSKDQASTIERCSICGNHISALFAYGAGVYSDGGSIGNSKTLTVANTTIAKNLADASGIPPFLLGMGYWRGGGVYMSNGSLTLKSCTIAENEVHGTPRTDALGKSNMAGGVAATIGNAHAVDDMKIEHCIIAGNTVHESGGAVYDQDVFTGTVFSFKSRGFNRIGVLDFSQILAPVGEKDWMSLCRKHYPKTGDSHDIAINDVLDMATGPVEHGFILSEGVDEGLPVPLYYEPADQALDQIPAAQYYIQEIYAEYWVTEGTDDNFLAYMLDRVEDYYKLEGFAAQFTADLEDFLETVDSDDETDGVQPYTDPDGDPILTLADTLWFGPADTWPKELSNYPYIFFWHMLDEALAAENIPGMGPEILGDDAWSGMFDAGVQPDSPNIIMRFYNLPGRKSTLETQDQLATPRPVNGKGDVGAIEAP
- a CDS encoding P1 family peptidase, whose protein sequence is MESASFKDLASIRIGHAQNAEAGTGCTVIICDKGATPGVDVRGGAPGTRETDALDPVNLVDKVHAVVLSGGSAFGLDASAGVMAYLEEQGVGFDVGVTKVPIVAQAVLFDLFVGAHNVRPDKAMGLEACQAAKVCNPREGNAGAGTGACVGKLLGMGRAMKSGLGVSMLRQGDLLVGAVMAVNCLGDVVDPKTGAVLAGLLEEDKKSFSSTEKIMAGFYDQDSIFPGNTSIGVVVTNAILQKSQATKIASMSHNGIARTMSPAHTMVDGDTLFVMATGEQKAEPSVVGMMAARAVEQAVVRSVTQTPGAYGLLGYGDLMK